A single region of the Mercenaria mercenaria strain notata chromosome 6, MADL_Memer_1, whole genome shotgun sequence genome encodes:
- the LOC123549914 gene encoding serine-rich adhesin for platelets-like, whose amino-acid sequence MATGNTEMGTTGPTMATRSTAMATRSTTMDATSTTMATRSTTMDTTSTTMATRSTEMGTMSTTMASRSTAMGTTSTTVATRGTAMDSTSTTMATRSTAMGTTSTTVATRGTAMDSTSTTMATRSTAMGTMSTTAATRCTAMDSTSTTMATRSTAMGTMSTTVATRGTAMDSTRTTMATRSTAMGTMSTTAATRGTAMDTTSTTMTTRSTAMGTMSTTMATRSTAMGTMSTTVTTRGTAMDSTSTTMATRSTAMGTMSTTMPTRSTAMGTMSTTMGTRSTAMGTTSTTMTTRSTAMGTMNTTMTSRSTAMGTMSPTMATRSTAMGATSTTMASRSTAMGTTSTTMATRDTAMDSTSTTMATRSTEMGIMSTTMATKSTEMGTTSTTMTTMSTAMGIMSTIMATRSTAMVTMSTTMGTRSTAMGTMSTTVATRSTAMDTKSTTMTTRSTAMGTTNTTMTTKSPTMATRSTAMGATSTTMASRSTAMGTTSTTMGTWDTAMDSTSTTMATWSSAMGIMSTTMATRSTEMGTTSTTMTTMSTAMGIMSTTMATRSTAMGIMSITMATRSTAIGTTSITVTTRSTAMGTMSTTIATRSTAMGTTSTTMATRSTAMGTRSTTVASRSTAMATRSTAMGTTSTTMASRSTTMATRSTAMGTMSTTIGTCVKLDSGYYEHNK is encoded by the coding sequence ATGGCTACTGGGAACACTGAAATGGGTACTACGGGTCCTACAATGGCTACTAGGAGCACTGCAATGGCTACTAGGAGCACTACAATGGATGCTACGAGCACTACAATGGCTACTAGGAGCACTACAATGGATACTACGAGTACTACAATGGCTACTAGGAGCACTGAAATGGGTACAATGAGCACTACAATGGCTTCTAGGAGCACTGCAATGGGTACTACGAGCACTACAGTGGCTACTAGGGGCACTGCAATGGATTCTACGAGCACTACAATGGCTACTAGGAGCACTGCAATGGGTACTACGAGCACTACAGTGGCTACTAGGGGCACTGCAATGGATTCTACGAGCACTACAATGGCTACCAGGAGCACTGCAATGGGTACAATGAGCACTACAGCGGCTACTAGGTGCACTGCAATGGATTCTACGAGCACTACAATGGCTACTAGGAGCACTGCAATGGGTACTATGAGCACTACAGTGGCTACTAGGGGCACTGCAATGGATTCTACGAGAACTACAATGGCTACTAGGAGCACTGCAATGGGTACTATGAGCACTACAGCGGCTACTAGGGGCACTGCAATGGATACTACGAGCACTACAATGACTACTAGGAGCACTGCAATGGGTACTATGAGCACTACAATGGCTACTAGGAGCACTGCAATGGGTACTATGAGCACTACAGTGACTACTAGGGGCACTGCAATGGATTCTACGAGCACTACAATGGCTACTAGGAGCACTGCAATGGGTACTATGAGCACTACAATGCCTACTAGGAGCACTGCAATGGGTACTATGAGCACTACAATGGGTACTAGGAGCACTGCAATGGGTACTACGAGCACTACAATGACTACTAGGAGCACTGCAATGGGTACTATGAACACTACAATGACTTCTAGGAGCACTGCAATGGGTACTATGAGCCCTACAATGGCTACTAGGAGCACTGCAATGGGTGCTACGAGCACTACAATGGCTTCTAGGAGCACTGCAATGGGTACTACGAGCACTACAATGGCTACTAGGGACACTGCAATGGATTCTACGAGTACTACAATGGCTACTAGGAGCACTGAAATGGGTATTATGAGCACTACAATGGCTACTAAGAGCACTGAGATGGGTACTACGAGCACTACAATGACTACTATGAGCACTGCAATGGGTATTATGAGCACTATAATGGCTACTAGGAGCACTGCAATGGTTACTATGAGCACTACAATGGGTACTAGGAGCACTGCAATGGGTACTATGAGCACTACAGTGGCTACTAGGAGCACTGCAATGGATACTAAGAGCACTACAATGACTACTAGGAGCACTGCAATGGGTACTACGAACACTACAATGACTACTAAGAGCCCTACAATGGCTACTAGGAGCACTGCAATGGGTGCTACGAGCACTACAATGGCTTCTAGGAGCACTGCTATGGGTACTACGAGCACTACAATGGGTACTTGGGACACTGCAATGGATTCTACGAGCACTACAATGGCTACTTGGAGCTCTGCAATGGGTATTATGAGCACTACAATGGCTACTAGGAGCACTGAAATGGGTACTACGAGCACTACAATGACTACTATGAGCACTGCAATGGGTATTATGAGCACTACAATGGCTACTAGGAGCACTGCAATGGGTATTATGAGCATTACAATGGCTACTAGGAGCACTGCAATAGGTACTACGAGCATTACAGTGACTACTAGGAGCACTGCAATGGGTACTATGAGCACTACAATAGCTACTAGGAGCACTGCAATGGGTACTACGAGCACTACAATGGCTACTAGGAGCACTGCAATGGGTACTAGGAGCACTACAGTGGCTTCTAGGAGCACTGCAATGGCTACTAGAAGCACTGCAATGGGTACTACGAGCACTACAATGGCTTCTAGGAGCACTACAATGGCTACTAGGAGCACTGCAATGGGTACTATGAGTACTACAATAGGTACGTGCGTTAAGCTCGACAGTGGGTACTACGAGCACAACAAGTAA